The DNA region GAGCACCAGGCAGTCGCCGCGGCGGATGCGCCGGCCGCCGAGCTGGGTGTCGTGCACCGCCCAGCGGCCCAGCACGTTCTGCATCGGCGGCCGGGTCCACAGCACCTCGGTCAGCGCCTGGCCGACGCTGCGCCGGCCGCCGGACAGCGACACCGCGAAGCGGTCGTCGGTGAGCATCAGCCGCAGCGTGTTGCCGATCCAGTCGGCGGTCGGCAGCACGCCCACGGTGAACAGCGCGACGAGGTCCTCGGCCGCCTCGTCCGGGGTCAGCCGGGCGGGGTGCGCGAGCAGCCGCGAGGCCAGGTCGCCGCCGGGCTGCCGGGCCGCCCGCTCCAGCAGCAGCTCCATCGCGCCGTGCACGCGGGCCCGGCCGGCCGCCGCCTGCTGCGGGTCGTCGCCGAGCGAGGCGGCCAGGTCGCGTTCCAGGTCCAGGGTCTCGGCCTCGTCCAGCGCGAGCAGCCGGGCGACCACCCGGCGCGGCACCGGGTCCGCGTACTCCCTGATCAGCTCGGCGCGGCCGGCCCCGGCGAAGCGGTCGACCGCGGCGTCCGCGGTGCGCTCGGCGTCCAGCCGCACCCCCAGCGGGTCGCACCCGGCCAGCACGTCGCTGATCGCGCCGGCCCTGCGCCGATGCTCCTCCCCCTCGGTGAACAGCACCGACGCGGTACGGGAGACGAACGGCAGCATCGGCCAGTCGCGCGGCACCCGGTCCCAGGCGTTCCAGCGCAGCGGATCGCGGCCGAACAGCTCGGGGTGGGCGGCCACGTACTGCACCTCGCGGTAGCCGAGCACCAGCCACACCGGCACGTCGCCCTCCAGCAGCACCGGCGCCACCGGGCCGTACACGCGCCGCAGTTCGCGGTAGACCTCGGCGTCGCCGCCGCGCAGCGCCCGTCCGTCCAGCCGCGCGGGCTCGCTCCGGTCCCCCGTCATCGTGCCGCCCTCCCAGACGCGTCCGCCGCGTCCGCCGCGTCCGCCGGGTCGGCCGTGTCGGCCGCGCCCGCCGTGTCCTTCTCGGGTACGCCCCGCGGTCCGCTCGCCCGCTCCAGCGCGTG from Actinacidiphila sp. DG2A-62 includes:
- a CDS encoding cytochrome P450, with amino-acid sequence MTGDRSEPARLDGRALRGGDAEVYRELRRVYGPVAPVLLEGDVPVWLVLGYREVQYVAAHPELFGRDPLRWNAWDRVPRDWPMLPFVSRTASVLFTEGEEHRRRAGAISDVLAGCDPLGVRLDAERTADAAVDRFAGAGRAELIREYADPVPRRVVARLLALDEAETLDLERDLAASLGDDPQQAAAGRARVHGAMELLLERAARQPGGDLASRLLAHPARLTPDEAAEDLVALFTVGVLPTADWIGNTLRLMLTDDRFAVSLSGGRRSVGQALTEVLWTRPPMQNVLGRWAVHDTQLGGRRIRRGDCLVLGLAAANADPQVCPYAPEAGTGALAAAGGGNQAHLAFSHGEHRCPAPAAELAEVIATAAVEVLLDRLPDLALAPARLAPPPALPVHFTPLAEPPAGARRA